Genomic window (Ostrea edulis chromosome 9, xbOstEdul1.1, whole genome shotgun sequence):
gaactccttgtttgtattagatatctgactaatttacaactatccatgtgaagtggaatagtattaggtatcttgatatgccatcaattttcatatatcacccttaaggacgtcagctacttataccttttgattgcacttaacatgaaatttcaagttttctaccaatattttaaggagctcTGATTTTgcattagatatctgacgaatttacaattatcaaagtgaagaagagtgatatttggtgtcttgacatgccataaatttccagatatcacgcttaaggaagtcagctacatataccttttgatggcaggtaacatgaaatttcaagtttttcgcaaatatcttaaggaacgatgtgcttgtattagataggtgattagtttacaactatccatgtgaagtggagtggtactagatatcttgatatgccattaattttgagatatcacgcttaaggaagtcagctacttatatcttttgattgcaggtaacatgaaaataaaagtttttagaaaatgttttaaggaactccgtctttgttttaaatatctaattaattcaccaatgcacatatgacaaaatctgatattaggtatcttgatatgccatcaattttcaaatatcacgcttaaggaagtcagctacatataccttttgctggcaggtaaactgaaatttcaagtttttcataaatatcttaaggaactctgagtttgtattagatatctgactaatttacaactactcacgtgaagaggtgtgatattaggtatcttaatgtgccaacaattttcgaatatcatacttaacgaagtcagctacttataccttttgattccagctaacctgaaatttcaagtttttcataaatatcttaaagaactccttgtttgtattagatatctgactaatttacaactatccatgtgaagtggaatggtattaggtatcttgatatgccatcaattttcaaatatcacccttacggaagtcagctacttataccttttgattgcagttaacatgaaatttcaagttttctaccaatattttaatgagctctgagtttgtattagatatctgactaatttacaattatcaaagtgaagaagagtgatattaggtatcttgacatgccataaatttccagatatcacagAAATCAACCCTTTTATATAACAAAGATTAATAACGACACAGAAATCAACCCTTTTATCGAACAGAGATTACTAATGACACAGAAATCAACCATTTTATCCAACACAGATTAATAACGACACAGAAATCAACCCTTTTATCAAACAGAGCTTAATAATGGCACAGAAGTCAGCCCTTTAATCCAACAGAGATTAATAATGACACAGAAATCAACCCTTTTATATAACAAAGATTAATAATGACACAGAAATCAACCCTTTTATCCAACAGAGATTAATAATGACACAGAAATCAACCCTTTTATCCAACAGAGATTAATAAGGACACAGCAATCAACCATTTTATCCAACAGAAATTAATAACAGCACAGAAATTAAACCTTTTATTTAACAGAGATTAATAATGCAGAAATCAGCCCTTTTATCCAACAGAGATTAATAATGACACAGAAATCCACCCTTTTATCCAATAGAGATTAATAACGGCACAGCAATCAACCCTTTTATCCAACAGAGATTAATAATGACACAGAAATCAACCCTTTTATCCAACAGAGATTAATAAGGACACAGCAATCAACCCTTTTATCCAACAGAAATTAATAATGACACAGAAATCAACCCTTTTATCAAACAGAGATTAATAATGACACAGATGTCAGCCCTTTTATCCAACAGAGATTAATAAGGACACAGCAATCAACCCTTTTATCCAACAGAGATTAATAATGACACAGAAATCAACCCTTTTATACAACAGAGATTAATAATGACACAGATGTCAGCCCTTTTATCCAACAGAGATTAATAAGGACACAGCAATCAACCCTTTTATCCAACAGAGATTAATAATGACACAGAAATCAACCCTTTTATACAACAGATTAATAACGACGCAGAAGTCAGCTTTATATCCAACAAAGATTAATCCCCCACCCCCAATGAATATTCACCGGTCCTCCAGCTGTTTAGTTTTCCCACCGGAACAAAAACTACCGGACGTTGTGGTAAAACGAAGAGGTTTGTGTGTTTGTAACACTAAAGACTAttctaaacattttaaaatgtgttaATTTTACCGAAACAAAGTCATCACCAGAGCCAATGTTTTTTCTTACAATTCTGAAACTTTTAATGAAACATTGACTTTTTGATGGAAAACGtgaatattcctatctagtgatcagtcataaacaaattactttgttaaacgtcactctgattccacgcacaagtactctgaatttgaaataaaaaatatactggaGTTCATTTTTGACactatcttcgtagtctttggagatcaggtcttccaacagtctgttggaattcccatgggcacgaattgtgctactttgttagctgacctgtttttatattcctatacgGCGGGTgaaaccggtcgacaggggatacttacacctcctaggcacctgatcccacctctggtgtgtccaggggtccgtgtttgcccaactctctagtttgtattgcttctaggagttatgaaattgatcactgtttgttatcttcacttttcattaagcaaaatttattcgaaaacttctacgtgagaagaaaaaaatggcttgctgtggcattcaattcgacatttacaatatatatatatatatcgacggcgtattatctatcaacaatagtaattttcattcatatcttgATTCGacatatccctgtgagctcgaaatataagacaccacagagttatactctgcttcatacttagatattttattgaaaatagatattaacgtcaaattaacaactcaagtTTTTGATAAACGGTATGATTTCAGCCCTTCCATCgtcgacttcccatatttatgtagcaatatcccattatcaccagtatatggtgtttatatctctcgactaattcgatacgcaagagcttgttctccttgtggtcagtttttaaatcgaagcaggctattgacaaaaagttaatggtgcaggggttcaaCCAGTCTCGTTTAGaatcagtatttcgcaaattctatggtcgttataacgatttagtttgccaatacaacaatATAAATGCTGTATAACCTGTTTCATACCGGTCTTTatacactgatgttgactacggattactccgtttatctgatgaagatatagggctcacggcgggcgtgaccggtcaacaggggatgtttactcctcctaggcacctgatcccacctctggtatatccagtggtccgtgtttgccaaactctctattttgtgttgctgataggagttatgagattgatcacttttcgttatcttcacctttcatggaagATAATATGTAGTTTAGAGGGTTTACATCTTTAATTGTATGTTTTGTAAGTTCTAAAATACAAATACTTCATTCGTCCAAATTAACGGCACCTGGTTTTTCATCATTTCAAgttaaaaacataatttggaggaaaatcgtgaatcagtccctttaagatatAACACTGGTATCTATTTTCAGCATACATTACTATATAGGGGAGAATGAGTTAAAATCACTCTGTTAAATTGATGCTAAACAACACTTTCGGAAATATTCTGTGTTATTCTCGCCTACCGACCGACACcgaaaaaaacaacacaatcgGAAATATTCTGTGTTACCTGCCTCGTCTACCGACACCGATAAAAACAACACCCTGTGCggcattttcttttcttttttccaccGGCAACCAAAACCATCCTCAAATGCACGTGCTTTTTAGATATGCTTATGAACAGCCTGAGTGCACCTCAGAAAGTGGTCTCAACTACCAACAATAATGAACATCAAATAGTTAATCTGTAAACCTTATGGATTATTTCTACCAATTACACCAAATTTCCTAGTCAGGAGTATACAGATATTGAGAGAAAGGGATGCAAAAAGGTAAATCTTTTgaatatactagcggaaaaaagaaactgtgcattataaaatttagtataatttttctatatttattgttaatatttataaaatctaaacaatcgataagggtgatgttttttaacaatatcggatagtacccgattCAGATGCACAGACATTTTCATgattagtgaacacatgttgtttattgtaGTGTTCGTATGCACGAGATTTAAAGTGTAAAAGGTTTATTTGGACACTATTCCTTAAGGAAAACACTTtagttttgaaaaaatttacccttctgtcatgccacgactcagcgaaaactaACGTAATCGTgttgttgggatgcttcaagctggaatggcacaaaatatagaagcaagacactttggagttcatcggaacaccatccagtcattatagagacgtttccaacaatctggtaacacttgGGATCGACCGCGTTTTGGGCGTCCTCGTATGACGTCACGTCGACAGGagaaccacattagacttgtgcacctgagaaatcgtttccagacagcaagtttgactgctcgtagcattcctggacttcgaccaatcagtccaagaaatatgcgtaatcgtctgcgcaagtacaacatcagaccaagacgtccagtgtatcgctagactagcgtggtgcagacgacatctgcgattcagaatacaggactgggccaatattctctTCACTGATGAAGGTTCATCTTTGTTCAAGTTATGAAAAATTGTCTTTCCCAAACAGATTGCCAAATTAATATCCTAATATTGTGGTCATCTATTACAGAAATATccttttataaacaaatatttatatgtTTGGATTGGCGGATCctgaaaatttaatgaaaaaaaagtggGCAGTGTGTTGATGACTTAGGACTACCTGTGTTGCCCTTTAGAAGGTGAAGACCTCCTCTTTTATCATTTGTTGTGTTTCAAAAACAGGTCATCATCGGACAAAGTCGTATATTCCATGTAGGTTAAAATACCAACACCTACACATTGTTTGCATCTACACCTACAATGTACATTGCTTCATCTACCACACTGATGACTACAGATCACCGATCATTtataaaaatgagaaaatatatGAGACGTTCAGCTAAAAGGATGGAATTACAATTTCCATTTGTCCAATCCGACATCAATGGTAGTTCTGAACTAGAATTTTGAACAGTTCCAGAGAGATTTGAATTAACGACTGAATTTGACAGGAAGTTAAAAAAAACTGCGCAAGGGAAAAGTTGTATTCGTAGTAGTTTGTTCTAGTACTAAAGTTTTGGGTGAGACACACTGCAGTGTGACATGTGCGGCCACGTCACCGTATCAGAACGGGTGTAAGAGTCAGGGCAATCTCGGATTACCACCTGTTCTGTGCTTTACATGTCAAGGGCACGTGGTATCGCTTTTCAGGGGGAGGGGGAGAGATCAAATGATATGAATAATGAAAGAACAAAAACAAGAACACTCACACATTTAACGTTAAATTCATAATACTAAATCGTAGAGGAGGATCTACATTTGCctcattgttttatttcattcgaTTTCTTAAACCGTGAGAGGGAGGGGACAGCGCTTCTCCTTCATTGAATGGagtttaaagcaatacaagcagTAACTGAcggcatttttgcaattatcCAATTATGAATCAATTAACTGCTATCGGTATAACTGATATAGTCCttaagatctgaagaaaaattcaacaaaagaAACAATGGAATAATGTTTaagagcatacctacaatgaacgtttcgtataaaccgccattgcgtcgAATACACGGATACGGGAACGATAATTGCCGAACATAAacgggttgctgagaccgacgTCATATACAAAGATGGAAACTGACGTGAGTGACTATATGTttcgtttgtttaaaatatacatcgtttcatgaatgacaagaagtactataagggtaagaaagcaataattacgcaaatgtgcaattcaaatgaaattttgatagtgaattttttataaaattgacatgtaaaattgtttagaaatctgacacgtgctcagtacctctctttcgctttttcccgaactggtgacctccgatgtcaatgcacatcggagattacgatcaggaattactgacaggatgacaatgattcatgaatcgacattttctgctgatttgacgggtttattgcttcagattcactctgattctattaagttGTATGTATTCAATCAaaaatatctgaaatatttgttcttttatttttcaatttatttaccgtcagttacagcttgtattgctttaagctGTGTGATCTGATGTTTACAGAGTGTACATCAAGCGTAGCATGAGGACTTTTCCAAACTCGTTTGTCTCACACTGTTATTATTCATGCTTTCATTCTTCCCATTCACTACTACCATCAAAAATAGAAAAGGGGAATCACTCAATacttcttcaattgaattagaaAATAACGGAAAATAAGCGTTACAAAAAAAGTGGAGTGCATCAATGCTGTGTCAAAAAGTGGGCCAATATGAAGTTTAAATCTATTGAAGCAGTAGATAATACGTACTTCGGTAGTGTATACAGGGTCGATCTCGTCACTTAACTGTATTTAAAGCACGGGTCTATACTgaaggtcgaaagaacagggaAGCCATTTTGGATTTACAGGTGAgacaaaattatcatttattgCTACACATCGCAGTGCCACCAAATaactatatgtaaaacttatacggtaccagttttgatgcaccagatgcgcatttcgacaaactatgtctcttcagtgatgctcaaccgaaatttttgaaatccgaaataacaatgaagttttagagctattataggggaaagcagcgtgccaaaaaagtggaatcaaattcgtctaaggataagagatatgcgtgagggagataatccttaatcttgaaatgaatttctaaattttataacagcaattaaatatacatatatatgtatgtataataaGATATGTGTTTGATTGATCAAAGCCATTGATAAGATAGGTTTGATGACATTCGTTTGCTTAGAATTCTATAATTCAGGGTTTGGGgtgtagttagaataatcttaTTGTGTCTCGTTACAGACCCCCGCCAcaccgggtccgtaggacattatcactaacgatagaacattcttaGTATCTAAGGGGGTGGGTGAAATGCCGTAATCGTTGATTAAACATGTAATATAATCTATCTTGGTATGATTTTAGCGTGTAAATTGATTTAACCTGTTACACGTTTATTGAAGTTCCCATCTAAAAGATTTATATCCAATGTTTAATTTATGTCCTGCAATTAAAACCTGATACTGAAAAATGATGTTAATTACTCTATTAACAGTGAACTACTCATGTGACCCAGACACCAGATATGCTGCACCCCCGGCGCAGTGCCCAGCATGTCCTACTGTGCGACGCCTGTGAAACTGCccccctacagagtcactgtgaacgttgtaatataaatctctgtACTAACTGTGTAGGAAAACACCTCTTGGATTCGTCTAGAAAACACCGAGTCATACCATTCATAGAGAAAAGTTCTACTCCTAACTACCCAAAATGTCCAAGCCACCCCGACAAACAGTGTGAACTTCACTGTGAGAAATGCGACcttcctgtctgttctacctgcgtctcctcaggtaaacacaaaggtcacgatatatcagatattcagaAAAAACTCAGCGCTAAAACACAAAGTTTACGAAAAGATTTGGAAGAACTCGAGATCAAAATTTTCCCCCGATATGAAGAAATTGTCTCCGATGTCCAAACTGAGAAAGCCGAGTTAGAAACGAAGTACGGGAAACTGACCAAAGCTGCCGACCAACAAGGAGAAGCCTTACACCGAGAGATCACCACCATTGTCAACCAACGGAAATCCGACATTGCGGAGATGAAAATTAAACATCTGGCTGCTTTAGATAAAAACACAGATGAAATCACACACAGTATTACTGAACTCAAACAAATCATTCTAAATCTGAAGGCAATATTGGAATCCAATGACGTCTCCCTAATCTCTACCTACAATTCTAGGAATGACGAGTTCAGGAGATTACCACCAAAAGTCCAAGTTACATTACCAAGTCTGTcacctcagaaaataaacacaaaacagctccgtgaaatgtttggttctctgtcgtcattatccattaacacagaagaACAAGGCtacacaatgaagtcagcagaaactgcatcgtctcctccagtcaaatcACTGCTTGATGAACCGcgcgtcaccgccaccatagatACTGGCAATAACAGACTATTCAGTGTTAGCTGTCTCGGTGAAGAAAAAGTCTGGACATGCGGGGATAACGAAATCATGAAGCTCTTCCGCCTCCggggtaaactactgacatcgataaaaaccaagtcagggaacTGGCCACATgccatagcagtgacacgggaaggaaatcttgtttatactgactataGAAATAACACTATAAACCTAGTAGATAAAAAAAAGATtcagaccgtgatcacactagaGGGGTGGGAACCTCGCAATGTCTGCAGTACCGCCTCTggtgatctcctggttaccatgatcaGTGAGGATAGAGAACAATCCAAAGTCGTccgttactccggctccacagagaaacaaaccattcagtttgatgatcaggatCGTCCTCTCTATTCATTAGCTCGTTACATCAGTGAaaacaggaacctggatatctgtgttgCTGACTGGGGAGTTaatgcagtagtggtggtcaatcagtcaggaaaactccgatttagatacactggccATAACTCTAATTCCAAGCAATCATTTGATCCAtacggcatcactacagacagccaaagtcacatcctgacagcagaccgTTACAATAactgtatccacatcctagatcaggacggacaattcctccgttacattcagaATGTATTCATTCCATgcggtttatgtgtggacatcagagacaacctctttgtggctgagtgttacgttgctaaagtgaagaaaatccaatatctataaacacagtgttaattacagatcTCAACACAGTGAAAATTGCACATTTCAACACAGTGAAAACCatgttatttacaaatataaacatTGTGTCTAAGCACAGTGTAAATTACAgctataaacacagtgttaattacagatgtGTTTGTGACGTGTAATTAAGCTGTGTATTGACAGTGACTATGTCTTTGTTTATTTGTGTCTAATGAACATTATTCTATTtaatatcattatattataGATACAAATTTACTAGAGTACAGTCTTACATTATGACTGAGTATTTACTTAGAGatgtagtacatctgatcttacattatgACTGAGTATTTACTTAGAGATTTAGTACCTCTGATCTTACATTATGACTGAGTATTTACTTAGATATGTAGTGcatctgatcttacattatgACTCGGTACTTACTTAGATATCTAATACATCTGATCTTACAATatgactgagtacttacttagatatgtagtacatctgatcttGCATTatgactgagtacttacttagatatgtagtacatctgatcttacattgtgactgagtacttacttagatatATAGTACATTTGATCTTACATTATGACTCGGTACTAACTTAGATTTGTACTACAGTAACAGAAAGTAACCCAAAAACGTCAGGTgttcagattcaaggtcacgGTCTTCTGTTTACCATCAATGACGTCAGAGCACATATCTAAATCTCCCCGTCCTACAAAATCAACACACACAAATAGAAATTTTGTCTAACCAAATTTCTAAGAAttcatttaaatcatttacttCAACAAAGTACAGACTTAACAATTCTGCACAGAATGCAGCACTTATTACAATTAAAACTATGATTTATCTGACATcagattttgtatttttatatttctgaCTGCTGAAAAAATCTACAAGAATTAACAGTTCAGCAAACACCAAGATAGATTGATATAATTCAAAACCAAAGCTGCTCTACAATTCAAATGAAACAACTCCTCTGCTTGTGGAAATAACCAGTCATTTATCTGGCCCACACTGCTCATCAGTGAATTTTGTCGAATGATCGGGACATTATTAAGAATGAGTTCATCGGACTGACCTTAGTGTGGGTCTTGGGATTTGAGAAGAATTTTACATCCAATTGTCCATTTCGCACTGTACTTTGATTTTCATGCTTTTCAGCTTGACACAAATCTctcagatgaaaggtgaagataacgggaatcaatctcataactcctacaagcaatacaaaatagatagttgggcaaacacggacacctggacacaccagaggtgggatcaggtgcctatcaAAAAAGAATAGTCAAGTTCAACCAGAATCTCTCCGATCTATCAAAACAAGAATAGTCAAGTTCAACCAGAATCTTTCAGATCTATCAAAACAAGAATAGTCAAGTTCAACCAGAATCTCTCCGATCTATCAAAACAAGAATAGTCAAGTTCAAACAGAATCTCTCCGATCTATCAAAACAAGAATAGTCAAGTTCAACCAGAATCTCTCCGATCTATCAAAACAAGAATAGTCAAGTTCAACCCGAATCTCTCCGATCTATCAAAACAAGAATAGTCAAGTTCAACCCGAATCTCTCCGATCTATCAAAACAAGAATAGTCAAGTTCAACCCGAATCTCTCCGATCTATCAAAACAA
Coding sequences:
- the LOC125658607 gene encoding uncharacterized protein LOC125658607, translated to MLHPRRSAQHVLLCDACETAPLQSHCERCNINLCTNCVGKHLLDSSRKHRVIPFIEKSSTPNYPKCPSHPDKQCELHCEKCDLPVCSTCVSSGKHKGHDISDIQKKLSAKTQSLRKDLEELEIKIFPRYEEIVSDVQTEKAELETKYGKLTKAADQQGEALHREITTIVNQRKSDIAEMKIKHLAALDKNTDEITHSITELKQIILNLKAILESNDVSLISTYNSRNDEFRRLPPKVQVTLPSLSPQKINTKQLREMFGSLSSLSINTEEQGYTMKSAETASSPPVKSLLDEPRVTATIDTGNNRLFSVSCLGEEKVWTCGDNEIMKLFRLRGKLLTSIKTKSGNWPHAIAVTREGNLVYTDYRNNTINLVDKKKIQTVITLEGWEPRNVCSTASGDLLVTMISEDREQSKVVRYSGSTEKQTIQFDDQDRPLYSLARYISENRNLDICVADWGVNAVVVVNQSGKLRFRYTGHNSNSKQSFDPYGITTDSQSHILTADRYNNCIHILDQDGQFLRYIQNVFIPCGLCVDIRDNLFVAECYVAKVKKIQYL